The sequence ATCAATGACAGGCATCTGAGCTTGAAAGAGAAGCGCGAGGCGAGTAATGCTAAAGAATGAACTTCTGGAAATTATAGCCAACGGTGAAAATTCACTGGTTGAGTTCAAGCGAGACGACGTCCGGCCGGAACAGCTTGCCAAGGAGATCGTCGCCTTTGCCAATAGCTACGGCGGAAAGCTCCTATTGGGGGTTGAGGATGATGGAACACCCTCTGGTATCCAACGATCCAATTTGGAGCACTGGATCATGGACACGGTCTGCGCTCGTTACGTTCATCCGGCAGTAATACCGCTATATGAAGAAGTTAAGCTTGAAGCTAATCTCCGCGTTGCTGTGATAACTGTACCCCTGGGAGTTTCCAAACCATATGTAGTGAGGCATAACGACAGGGAAGAGTTTTATATCAGGGCAGGCTCCACCAGCAGACTGGCAAATAGAGAGCAGATCATCAGGATCTCGGCATCAGGTGGAATGATACATGTGGAAACCCTGCCAGTGCCCAGGACCTCCTTCAAAACTCTTGATAAAGCCAGGCTTGAAAACTACTTCAGGGATATCTTGGTAGAGCCTTCCCTACCTCGAGATGACAAGGAGTGGGAAACTCGTCTGGTTGACATGGGTTTCCTATCTGAAAACGCAGAGATGGAAAAGGTTTGCACAATTGCCGGATTGCTGCTGTTTGGGATCAATCCCCGCAGATACCTTAAGCAGGCAGGGCTGAGGATCATGGTTTTCGACTCAGACGATAAAGAATACAAAGCTCTCCTGGACGTCGTCCTAGACGCTCCTATGGTTGCCAGAGTAGAAGTTACCGATCAAAGAGTATCAGGAATTGTCGATGACGGTCTGGTTGAGAAAGCAGCGTCAGCTTTGTATCCCTTCATAACTGAGGAGTCCGGAACCATAGACAAGGGTTTCCGCAGACCATTGAAACGATACTACCCCTGGAATGCCATCCGTGAGCTGATCCTGAACGCTTTAGCGCACAGGGATTGGACCCGCAATACCGACATCGAGATTTGCCGTTACAAAGACAGACTGGAGGTGATAAGTCCAGGCGCTTTGCCCAACTCCATGACAGTGGAAAAAATGGTCGGCGGTAGACGAACTCCCCGCAACACCATCATCATGGAGGTTCTGAGAGATTACCAATATGTGGACGCCCGGGGCATGGGGATCAGAACCAAGGTCATACCGATCATGCGTGAGTTTAACGGTACCGAGCCGGAATTCGAAGCCACTGAGGACTTTCTCAAGACGATCTTATACAATAATGGACCGAAAAATGAACCCGATGAACCTAATTATGACCCTAAAACTCAAGAAATTGACCCTAGAAAAGCACATTTTGACCCGATAAATGACCTTAAAACCAGTATATTGACCCTAATAACGGAAAATCCATCCATCACCTATGCAGAACTGGCGATCTCAATAAATAAAAGCCCGGCTACTGTAAAGCGATATCTTCAGGAGTTAAAAGCAAGCGGAGTTATATCCAGAAGCGGTGGTAAAAAAGGTGGAAAGTGGGTGATTCGATGAGGAGTCTAAGTTGAGCAGAGTAATAGATATCATTAAGGAATCGATCTTGGGATTAAACTCAAGAGTAGTCCTCTGGCCGGATAAGGAGCGCCAATGGGAAAAGGCGATCCCGGCTTTGAGGAAAGAGATACCCGGATTGCTTTGTCTGGGTCAATACGATCCTGATAACAGGACTGGTCCTGCCATATGGCTGCGATGCGCTATTGCCGGTCAAGTCAAGCACCTTGGCATATCCGAAGAAACTGTTTTTGTGCTCTATCTTCCGGGAGTTAGCATACAGGAGCTTAAGGCTGTGGAGAGTTGCCCCGAAGAGATAAAGCCGCTGGCAGAACTTCAATTCAGATCAGCGATCTGGAGCCAGTACAACGGCAAGGATTGGACGATCCTCTCTTATCTGGTCTCCGATAAAGGTGGCTTAGGACTGGATGTTGCTCAGGATACTGGTACCAAACAAGCCCTGCAGAACGCTCTGCTTCCCCTTTTGCAGGAGAATATTGAAGACCTGAAGGGCAAACGCCTGGAAAAAGATCATTTTAACTCCCTGCTAACCGGAGGCGATACTACCAGGGACATGCTGAACTGGCTGGACCGGGGAGATGAGTTCAAAGCGAATCTAAGCCTGGAGCAGTGGCAGGCCTTTTGCGCCAACTGCAAATCACATTTTGGCATCGATCCAGTGAAAGATGGGTTGTTGAGCGCGGTCAAGTCCCTGGTGGAGACTGGTGGATCAGACGCCAAGCATAAGAACTGGCAGCTAGTATGGGACCGCTACTGTGATGCCCCGAGAAAATTCAGCAGAATCCCTGACCTGATCAGAAAACTCCAGGTTCCCGATGACTGGATGTATCTGCAGAATGAAGACCATGCCTTCGACCGCTACCCCCAGTGGAACGATGAAATGGAGCGGATTCTCAAGAAAGCCCTGGAATCACTGCACAACGCCAATACCAAAGATGCCAGGGTGAAGATCGCAGATTTGGAAACTGACCACTCCAGACGAAGAGGGCTCATCTGGGCAGAACTTGGTGAGGCTAAGTATGCTGAATTACTTCAATATCTGGCTCAACTTGCCAAGCTGACAGACGATAGCCTTGAAACTGGTGACCTATCGGAGCTCGAAAAACGCTATTCTGAGCACTCGTGGCAGACGGATGGGTCTGTGCTCCAACTTCTGGGTATAATCGATTCTGGCGAAGATTTGAGGATGTTTTGGGGCATTCTGGAGAAGCTCTACCTTCCCTGGATGGATGCTTCCGCCCGTTATTTGCAAAAGAAGGGAGTTTATGCTCGAGCTGGCATTGCCATTAAAGCGGACTATCTTGAATCAGTAGAAGCGGTTTTGTTTGTAGATGGCCTGCGTTTCGACTGCGGTAAGCGGCTGTCTGAACTGCTGAGCGCGGATGGTTGGCAAATTGAGGAAAGTGTCCGCTGGTCAGGATTGCCGACAATAACAGCTACCTGTAAACCCATCCTGATCGAAACGCTATTGAGCCCCAGAACCGATAAGCAAAGCAGGGATGCGATTAACTATGAAGCCATGAGTTCCTACGAGTTTAAAAAGGTACTGGAAAAGCAAAGTTGGCGGGTATTGACCAGCAAGGACATCATTCCTCATGCTGAGCGCAATAATGGAAAAACCCATTCCAAACTCTGGTTGGAGTATGGCAATCTGGATGAGTTGGGACATTCTCAGGGCTGTGGTTTGGCCAAACACATCGAAAGCACTTTGGCTGAGATCGCTGCAAGAATCAAGGATATCTTTAAGGCAGGGTGGCAAAGCGTTCTCATAGTTACTGATCACGGGTGGCTTCTATCGCCCATAGGTTTACCCAAAACCGATCTTCCGGCTTGCCTGTCCGAGAGTAAATGGCACCGTTTTGCCACTCTCAAAGAAGGAACGCAAACGCAGGATAGTCTCTTCCCCTGGTACTGGGATCCCCTTCAGCAAATCGCAATTGCCGATGGAGTGTCCTGTTATAGCGCCGGAGTCGAGTACACTCACGGGGGCTTGAGCTTACAGGAATGCCTGCTGCTGGACATCAGGGTCACCCTGGGTAAGAATGAACTAAGCAAGGCTTCGGTCAGGATAACTGACATCAAATGGACGAACATGCGCTGCAGCATTGCCATCGAGGGACAAGGCAATGATCTAGTCCTTGATATTAGGACGTCACCGGATGATCTTACG comes from Candidatus Cloacimonadota bacterium and encodes:
- a CDS encoding winged helix-turn-helix domain-containing protein yields the protein MNDLKTSILTLITENPSITYAELAISINKSPATVKRYLQELKASGVISRSGGKKGGKWVIR
- the pglZ gene encoding BREX-1 system phosphatase PglZ type B, with protein sequence MSRVIDIIKESILGLNSRVVLWPDKERQWEKAIPALRKEIPGLLCLGQYDPDNRTGPAIWLRCAIAGQVKHLGISEETVFVLYLPGVSIQELKAVESCPEEIKPLAELQFRSAIWSQYNGKDWTILSYLVSDKGGLGLDVAQDTGTKQALQNALLPLLQENIEDLKGKRLEKDHFNSLLTGGDTTRDMLNWLDRGDEFKANLSLEQWQAFCANCKSHFGIDPVKDGLLSAVKSLVETGGSDAKHKNWQLVWDRYCDAPRKFSRIPDLIRKLQVPDDWMYLQNEDHAFDRYPQWNDEMERILKKALESLHNANTKDARVKIADLETDHSRRRGLIWAELGEAKYAELLQYLAQLAKLTDDSLETGDLSELEKRYSEHSWQTDGSVLQLLGIIDSGEDLRMFWGILEKLYLPWMDASARYLQKKGVYARAGIAIKADYLESVEAVLFVDGLRFDCGKRLSELLSADGWQIEESVRWSGLPTITATCKPILIETLLSPRTDKQSRDAINYEAMSSYEFKKVLEKQSWRVLTSKDIIPHAERNNGKTHSKLWLEYGNLDELGHSQGCGLAKHIESTLAEIAARIKDIFKAGWQSVLIVTDHGWLLSPIGLPKTDLPACLSESKWHRFATLKEGTQTQDSLFPWYWDPLQQIAIADGVSCYSAGVEYTHGGLSLQECLLLDIRVTLGKNELSKASVRITDIKWTNMRCSIAIEGQGNDLVLDIRTSPDDLTSSVVLSVKSVKSDHTASVVVENENLQGNPAYIVILDQDDNIVTQIQTTIGGGKDDSAG